Proteins from a genomic interval of Saccopteryx leptura isolate mSacLep1 chromosome 13, mSacLep1_pri_phased_curated, whole genome shotgun sequence:
- the NIPA2 gene encoding magnesium transporter NIPA2: MSHGHGKYDFYIGLGLAMSSSIFIGGSFILKKKGLLRLARKGSMRAGQGGHAYLKEWLWWAGLLSMGAGEVANFAAYAFAPATLVTPLGALSVLVSAILSSYFLNERLNLHGKIGCLLSILGSTVMVIHAPKEEEIETLNEMSHKLGDPGFVVFATLVVIVSLILIFVVGPRHGQTNILVYITICSVIGAFSVSCVKGLGIAIKELFAGKPVLRHPLAWALLLSLVVCVSTQINYLNRALDIFNTSLVTPIYYVFFTTSVLTCSAILFKEWQDMPATDVIGTLSGFCTIIVGIFLLHAFKDVSFSLASLPVSLRKDEKAMNGSLANMYEVLNNNEESVTCGIEQPIAENVSRRNGNLAAF; this comes from the exons ATGAGCCACGGGCACGGAAAATATGACTTCTATATTGGTCTGGGTTTGGCTATGAGCTCCAGCATCTTCATTGGAGGGagtttcattttgaaaaagaaaggcCTCCTGCGACTTGCCAGAAAAGGCTCCATGCGAGCAG GTCAGGGTGGCCATGCATATCTCAAAGAATGGCTGTGGTGGGCTGGACTGCTGTCAA TGGGAGCTGGTGAGGTGGCCAACTTCGCTGCGTATGCCTTCGCACCCGCGACCCTGGTGACCCCGTTGGGAGCGCTCAGCGTCCTGGTGAG TGCTATTCTTTCCTCATACTTTCTAAATGAAAGACTTAACCTTCATGGGAAAATTGGATGTTTGCTAAGTATTCTGGGATCTACTGTGATGGTCATTCATGCCCCAAAGGAAGAGGAGATCGAGACTTTAAATGAAATGTCACACAAGCTTGGGGATCCAG gTTTTGTGGTTTTTGCGACGCTTGTGGTCATCGTGTCCTTGATACTTATCTTCGTGGTGGGGCCGCGCCACGGGCAGACGAACATTCTGGTGTACATCACGATCTGCTCTGTGATTGGCGCGTTCTCCGTGTCCTGCGTGAAGGGCCTGGGCATTGCCATCAAGGAGCTGTTTGCCGGGAAGCCCGTGCTGCGCCACCCGCTGGCCTGGGCCCTGCTGCTGAGCCTCGTGGTCTGCGTGAGCACGCAGATCAACTACCTGAACAGGGCCCTGGACATCTTCAACACGTCCCTCGTGACGCCCATCTACTACGTCTTCTTCACCACCTCCGTGCTGACGTGCTCGGCCATCCTCTTCAAGGAGTGGCAGGACATGCCCGCCACCGACGTCATCGGGACCCTGAGCGGCTTCTGCACAATCATCGTGGGGATCTTCCTGCTGCACGCCTTCAAGGACGTCAGCTTCAGCCTGGCCAGCCTTCCGGTGTCTTTGCGGAAAGACGAGAAGGCCATGAACGGCAGCCTCGCGAACATGTACGAGGTTCTTAACAATAATGAAGAGAGTGTGACCTGCGGGATCGAACAGCCCATCGCCGAAAACGTCTCCCGGAGAAACGGAAACCTGGCAGCTTTTTAA